The Neobacillus sp. OS1-2 genome includes a window with the following:
- the trmB gene encoding tRNA (guanosine(46)-N7)-methyltransferase TrmB yields MRLRHKPWAKEKIEQHPQYIVATPEQCKGKWHEVFEKEQPLHIEVGTGKGQFITEMARANPGINYMGIELYDSVIVAALDRLIEADLPNLKLLNVNAADLAKYFTKNDVDRVYLNFSDPWPKVRHEKRRLTYKDFLKLYEDILVDGGEIHFKTDNQGLFEYSLMSFSAYGLLLKYVSLDFHKSEYEGNIMTEYEEKFSEQGNRIYRCEVKYQN; encoded by the coding sequence ATGAGACTTAGACATAAGCCATGGGCAAAGGAGAAAATTGAGCAGCATCCGCAATATATTGTTGCAACCCCCGAACAGTGTAAAGGGAAGTGGCATGAGGTTTTCGAAAAAGAGCAGCCGCTTCATATCGAAGTCGGTACAGGAAAAGGCCAATTCATCACCGAAATGGCAAGAGCTAATCCCGGCATTAATTATATGGGGATTGAATTATATGACAGCGTCATCGTGGCGGCATTGGATCGATTAATTGAAGCTGATCTACCGAATCTGAAACTTTTAAACGTGAATGCGGCAGATTTAGCTAAATATTTTACGAAAAATGACGTGGACCGGGTTTATTTGAATTTTTCAGATCCTTGGCCAAAGGTCCGTCATGAAAAAAGAAGATTAACCTATAAAGATTTCTTAAAACTTTATGAAGATATACTGGTCGATGGCGGCGAAATTCATTTTAAAACCGATAATCAAGGTTTATTCGAATACTCATTGATGAGCTTTTCTGCATATGGCTTATTATTAAAATACGTGAGCCTCGATTTTCATAAGAGTGAGTATGAAGGAAATATCATGACCGAATACGAAGAGAAATTTTCGGAACAAGGAAATCGGATTTATCGCTGTGAGGTTAAATATCAAAACTAA
- a CDS encoding YtzH-like family protein, with protein MPLSHEHQVTLLKDILTNHQSDCCGSVAECEQLERLVKSLMVNTQVDQNVKSILQEVYHYGQHGAETADLDQHILSNQDNLSQWVSDIGQLS; from the coding sequence ATGCCATTAAGTCATGAACACCAAGTTACATTACTTAAAGATATCTTAACCAATCATCAATCAGATTGCTGCGGCTCGGTAGCTGAATGTGAGCAGCTCGAACGCTTAGTGAAGTCCCTCATGGTCAACACCCAAGTTGATCAGAATGTAAAAAGCATTCTGCAGGAGGTCTATCATTACGGCCAGCACGGCGCCGAGACGGCTGATTTAGATCAGCATATTTTATCAAACCAAGATAACCTATCACAATGGGTTAGTGATATTGGTCAATTGTCGTAG
- a CDS encoding phosphotransferase family protein yields MEHLLGQEWEITPAGGKTGEAFYAEYEDQRLFLKRNSSPFLAVLSAEGIVPKLVWTKRLENGDVITAQQWLPGRELKPSEMNHENVAKLLKKIHCSEPMLGMLSRIENSPINPEPILQSVVKELDDEVLSLLESQKAMNFLKKEAIHIYCDEKVVCHGDVNHNNWLLAEDNQLYLIDWDGAMIADPAIDLGLLLYWYIPEENWQDWLELYGKELTANLKLRMKWYVTIQTLSSIQWYKNKNRLEEMNKWITFLNDIL; encoded by the coding sequence TTGGAACATTTATTAGGACAAGAGTGGGAAATTACCCCTGCTGGAGGCAAAACAGGAGAAGCCTTTTATGCAGAATATGAAGATCAGAGGCTTTTTTTAAAGCGCAATTCCTCTCCATTCCTGGCAGTACTTTCCGCGGAGGGCATCGTCCCTAAGCTTGTGTGGACAAAACGATTGGAAAATGGAGATGTAATTACAGCACAACAGTGGCTTCCTGGCCGAGAGTTAAAGCCCTCAGAAATGAACCATGAGAATGTTGCAAAATTGCTTAAAAAAATTCATTGTTCTGAGCCCATGCTTGGAATGTTAAGTAGGATCGAAAATTCACCAATAAATCCGGAGCCCATTCTACAATCGGTGGTAAAAGAGTTAGATGATGAGGTACTTTCCTTACTTGAATCGCAAAAAGCGATGAATTTTTTAAAGAAGGAAGCAATCCACATTTATTGTGATGAAAAAGTGGTTTGTCATGGAGATGTCAACCATAACAACTGGCTGCTTGCGGAAGACAACCAGTTGTACTTGATTGATTGGGACGGGGCGATGATTGCCGACCCAGCCATTGACCTCGGATTACTGCTTTATTGGTACATTCCCGAAGAGAACTGGCAGGATTGGCTTGAACTTTACGGTAAAGAGCTAACCGCTAATCTGAAGCTAAGAATGAAATGGTATGTGACGATTCAAACGTTATCTTCCATACAATGGTATAAAAATAAGAACCGCTTGGAAGAAATGAATAAATGGATTACGTTTTTAAACGACATTCTTTAG